In the genome of Tsukamurella paurometabola DSM 20162, the window CGATGAACAGATAGGCCATGATGCCCAGGATCACCACAGCCAGAATAGGTTCCACTTTGGCGATACCGGTGTGCCCGAAGATCGCGAGAGAGACCACGATCACCTCGCACAGCACGGAGAACAGTGTCGGGTTCGAGTACCCGGTCTGCTGCGCCACCACGTAATTCACCGTGACACCGGCCAGCATGGCCTGCACCCAGCTCCAGCCCATGAGCACGGCGATGTTGGCGGCCACGGGAATCCGGCTGCCACGCACCCCGAACGAGGCGCGGGTGAGCGCCATCGTGGGAAGCCCGGTGCGGGTGCCCACGTTACCGACGGTCACCAGCACCAGGGCGCCGACCACCGTGCCGGCCAGGATCAACCACAGCGCACTGCTCAGCGACACCGAGGGGACGAACAGTGTGCCGGTGAGCATCGTGGTCACCACGAGGTTCGCCGCGAGCCAGATCGCGAAGATGCGGCGACCACTGAGGTCGCCGGTCACGGGGGTACCGTCGTCGGCTCCAGCGTGCAGGTGCGCGTCGAGGCGCCGGTAGTAGCGCAGCATCAGGCGGCCGAGAGGTGCTCGTGGACTGCGAGGAGCCCGCCATCGGTGGCCACGGCGAAGACGATCGACTCGCGTTCGCGGGTCTCGGTGCGGGTACCGTCGCCGTCCTGGGTCACGGTGCGCACGCGGTGGGTGAACACGGCGGTCCGGTCCACGATCGTGACGGTGCGTTCGGTGCTTTCGCAGGAGATCACCCGCCAGCCGGTATTCACCCAGCCGGACCACAGACGCTCGTACTCGGCTCGGTCGCCGAGCGTGCGCGGCTCGGTGTGGAAGACGAAGGTGGCCCGCGGGTGAAAGCCCGCGAAGTACCCGTCGGTGTCGGTGGCCGCGAAGGCCTCGATGATCTTCTCGGCCGCAGCGAGTACGGCGTCGTCGTCGATGGGCTGGTCCATTTCATCTCCTGACCTGCGGTTCCCCGCGCTGAGTCGGCCAACTGTAAGGCCGATCACAAGCTCTCGCAAGCAGTTCGAAACTACGCAATGCGCACTGACGGCGGATGTGTACGTACTGACCACGTTCTCGTCGCCATTGCGCACACCAGAGCAGGTCATGGTGCAGTATTGGCACACGCGACCGCGCCGAAAGTGCGGAGGGGAATTCGGGAGGTGCCTGTGGACGCGATCGACCGGACACTCCTCGATCTCCTTGTCCGGGACGGACGGATGAGCCACCGCGAGCTCGCCGCAGCAGCCGGAATCACCCGCGCCACCGTCGCGTCCCGACTACGCCGCCTCCTCGATTCCGGTGCCTTCACGGTGCAGGGCGTGGTGCATCCATCGGTGCTGGGACGCGGCACCATCTGCTACGTCCGGATCGAGGTCGACGGTCCCGCGGGCGCGATCGCCGAAGCGGTCGCATCACTGCCCGAGGTCGTCTACGTTTCCATCACCACCGGCCGTTTCGCGGTGGCCGCCGAGATCCGCGCGGGTTCCGCCGAGGCGGTCGACGGTGCGCTCGCCCGCCTTCGCGGACTCCCCGGGGTGGCGCGGGCGGAGACGCTGGCGTACCGGGAGGTGCATCGCGATGCGGTCGGACCCGTCGGGGATGCGGGGATGCAGCTCGACGCGACCGATATCGCGCTGCTGCGGGTCCTGGAGCGGGACGGCCGAGCGTCCTATGTGCACCTCGCGACGCAGGCCGGTCTGTCCGCCGCCGCCGCGCGGCGACGAGTGCTGCGCCTGGTGGAGGCATCGGTGGTCCGGATCGGCCCGATCGTGAGCCGCGGCTCGGAGCACGCGATGGGGATGGGGATCCACGTGCTCGGCGCCGCGCGGGACGCCGCCGGCGAGGTGGCGGATGTCGCCGGTGTCAGTTTCCTGGCCCGCACGCTGGGCACCTTCGATCTGCTCGCGACGGTCCGTGCCCCGTCGGCGGCCGGACTGGCGCAGGCGATGGATGCGGTGCGCGACGTGCGCTCGGTATCCGGGGTGGAGACGTGGTCGCACCTCCGGTTCGTCAAGGAGTCGTACGCCTCGCTCGGAGGTTGACGGGGTCCGGGGCGCTGCGGAGCGCCGGACTACCCTGGCGGGGTGGCCTCCGCGAACGAACCCCAGCCCGGACCGCTCGGCATCCGCGCCGACCTCGACACGCTGCCGGCGTACGTGCCGGGCAAGGCGCTGCCGTCGGCGATCAAACTCTCGTCCAACGAGGTGGTCGAGGGTCCGCTGCCCTCCGTGGCCACCGCCCTCGCGGAGGCGCTGGCGAGCGCCAACCGATACCCGGACAACGGCGCCGTTGCTCTGCGCGCAGAGCTGGCGAAGCTGACGGGCGCGACCGAAGAGCAGTTGCACGTGGGCTGCGGATCCGTGGCGCTGTGCCAGGACCTGGTACAGGTCACCTGCCGGCCCGGCGACGAGGTGATCTTCGCGTGGCGCAGCTTCGAGGCCTACCCGATCATCACCCGGGTGGTGGGTGCGGTTCCGATGCAGGTGCCGCTCACCCCGGATGCGGTGCACGATCTGGACGCGATGGCGGCGGCGATCACCGATCGCACGCGCCTGATCTTCGTCTGCAACCCGAACAACCCCACCGGCACGACGGTCTCCGAACAGCAGCTCGAGGAGTTCCTCGCGGCGGTGCCGCCGCACGTGATCGTCGCCCTTGATGAGGCGTACTACGAGTACCACCGCGGCAACGAGCAGTCGGGCGAGCGGATCGACGGCACGGCGGTGGCGGCGCGGCATCGCAATGTGATCGCACTGCGCACCTTCTCCAAGGCGTACGGACTCGCGGGCCTGCGGGTGGGTTACGCGATCGGCGATCCCGAGCTCATCGGCGCTTTGACCAAGGTGCATCTGCCGTTCTCGGTCAGCGTGGCCGCGCAGGCCGCCGCGATCGCGTCGCTGCGCGCGAACGACGAGCTGCTGGCCCGCACGGAGGCAGTGGTCACCGAGCGGATCCGAGTACGGGACGCACTGCGGAAGAACGGATTCGAGGTGCCGCACACCCAGGCCAATTTCGTGTGGCTGCCCCTCGGCGAGGATGCGGCCCGATTCACCGCCGATGCCGCCGAGGCCGGAATCCTGGTGCGCGGCTTCGCGGGCGACGGTGTGCGGGTCACCGTGACCACACCGGAGGAGAACGACGCTTTCCTCTCCTTCGCGAAGGAGTGGTCGAAATGAGCCTGGGTAAGCATGAATTCGCTTTCACCGCGCACGTTCGCGTGCGCTGGTCGGATATGGACGCGCTGGGCCACGTGAATCATGCTCGGATGGTGACGCTGCTGGAGGAAGCGCGGATCCAATGGCTGCTCTCGGCGGGTGAGAAGTACGCGCCGCTGATCAAGAGTGCGTTCATCGCCGATGTGGCGATCAAATACAAGGCGCAACTGTTCCATGAGGATTCGCCCGTCCAGGTGGGCATGTACATCGCCGGAAACCGCAGCGTCGATTTCACCATCGGCTACGAGGTGCGAGCGAACGGCGCAGCGCCCGAGTCGAAGCCCGCGATCGTGGCCACCACGCAGATGGCCGTGGTCGATATCGACAAGCGCGCCCTGCGCCGCCTCACCGACGAGGAGAAGTCCTACCTGGCGTCCTGGTCCCGCGCGTGATCGCCCGTCGGGGGCCGTCCCGGCGAATCGGGCCGACCCACTGACGGCGGCAGCGCTTGCCGACTCGCTCCGCCGAGTTCCCCACGCACCCCGACGATCTGGTTCGCGACGCGGTGGGCGCTCTGCGTCGAGATCTCGCGTTCGCCGGAACGCAACACCAGCTCGTGGATCTGCTGATCGATGGACTCGATCGACATGCGGCGCGGACGGCGGGAATCGGCGACGTCCACGAGGTCGCCCACCTTGGTCAGGGCGGTCACCCGTTCCACCAGCTCGTCCCAC includes:
- the hisC gene encoding histidinol-phosphate transaminase, producing the protein MASANEPQPGPLGIRADLDTLPAYVPGKALPSAIKLSSNEVVEGPLPSVATALAEALASANRYPDNGAVALRAELAKLTGATEEQLHVGCGSVALCQDLVQVTCRPGDEVIFAWRSFEAYPIITRVVGAVPMQVPLTPDAVHDLDAMAAAITDRTRLIFVCNPNNPTGTTVSEQQLEEFLAAVPPHVIVALDEAYYEYHRGNEQSGERIDGTAVAARHRNVIALRTFSKAYGLAGLRVGYAIGDPELIGALTKVHLPFSVSVAAQAAAIASLRANDELLARTEAVVTERIRVRDALRKNGFEVPHTQANFVWLPLGEDAARFTADAAEAGILVRGFAGDGVRVTVTTPEENDAFLSFAKEWSK
- a CDS encoding acyl-CoA thioesterase, with the translated sequence MSLGKHEFAFTAHVRVRWSDMDALGHVNHARMVTLLEEARIQWLLSAGEKYAPLIKSAFIADVAIKYKAQLFHEDSPVQVGMYIAGNRSVDFTIGYEVRANGAAPESKPAIVATTQMAVVDIDKRALRRLTDEEKSYLASWSRA
- a CDS encoding YybH family protein, whose product is MDQPIDDDAVLAAAEKIIEAFAATDTDGYFAGFHPRATFVFHTEPRTLGDRAEYERLWSGWVNTGWRVISCESTERTVTIVDRTAVFTHRVRTVTQDGDGTRTETRERESIVFAVATDGGLLAVHEHLSAA
- a CDS encoding Lrp/AsnC family transcriptional regulator, which gives rise to MPVDAIDRTLLDLLVRDGRMSHRELAAAAGITRATVASRLRRLLDSGAFTVQGVVHPSVLGRGTICYVRIEVDGPAGAIAEAVASLPEVVYVSITTGRFAVAAEIRAGSAEAVDGALARLRGLPGVARAETLAYREVHRDAVGPVGDAGMQLDATDIALLRVLERDGRASYVHLATQAGLSAAAARRRVLRLVEASVVRIGPIVSRGSEHAMGMGIHVLGAARDAAGEVADVAGVSFLARTLGTFDLLATVRAPSAAGLAQAMDAVRDVRSVSGVETWSHLRFVKESYASLGG